The following proteins are encoded in a genomic region of Cyclonatronum proteinivorum:
- a CDS encoding lysylphosphatidylglycerol synthase transmembrane domain-containing protein, which yields MKRNILNMVLSVLVGGLFLWLALRNLDINEVWAYIRQMNYGWIAPYFLVAVLSFWFRSERWKLLMEADRPGLRKANLFTGVLLGYAVNYAIPRAGELSRTIFLAKKENMSSSAVLGTVVLERIIDLLAMLLMLILIIFFVVSDRATMDALFGPQLYLLLDELRSPLIFTGILLAGLASLFLLWQAVRYILDKRRRDLDAGLESAGLRKIVYTFTDGITSVRKLRRWPLFLAYTAGIWISYGLLTYIPFYAFGMAEQFGLGLREAFSVMVISTIGVVLPSPGGIGTYHWFVSQSLYVLYAVPAVTGVAFAFITHIGMFAVVMLVTPAAWFFTLLRKSDSNNTA from the coding sequence TTGAAGCGGAACATTCTTAATATGGTTCTAAGCGTGCTGGTCGGAGGCCTCTTCCTCTGGCTGGCGCTTCGCAATCTCGATATTAATGAAGTTTGGGCGTATATCCGGCAAATGAACTATGGCTGGATTGCGCCCTATTTTTTAGTCGCGGTGCTCAGCTTCTGGTTCCGTTCGGAGCGCTGGAAGCTGCTGATGGAAGCCGACCGGCCCGGCCTTCGTAAGGCCAATCTGTTTACGGGCGTACTGCTGGGCTATGCGGTGAACTATGCCATCCCCCGTGCCGGTGAGCTTAGCCGCACCATTTTTCTGGCCAAAAAAGAAAACATGAGCAGCTCGGCCGTCTTGGGTACGGTCGTGCTGGAGCGCATCATCGACCTGCTCGCTATGCTGCTTATGCTGATCCTCATCATCTTTTTTGTGGTGAGTGACCGCGCAACGATGGACGCGCTCTTTGGTCCGCAGCTGTACCTGTTATTGGATGAACTGCGGAGTCCGCTCATATTCACCGGCATCCTGCTTGCCGGGCTTGCGTCCCTCTTTTTACTGTGGCAGGCTGTCCGCTACATCCTCGACAAACGCAGGCGTGATCTCGATGCCGGTCTCGAAAGTGCGGGGCTGCGCAAAATTGTGTACACCTTTACGGACGGCATCACATCGGTTCGCAAACTGCGGCGCTGGCCCCTTTTTCTGGCTTACACAGCAGGCATCTGGATCAGCTACGGACTGCTGACCTACATCCCTTTTTACGCTTTTGGCATGGCCGAACAGTTCGGGCTTGGCCTGCGTGAGGCGTTTAGTGTGATGGTGATTTCGACCATTGGCGTAGTGCTGCCCTCGCCGGGGGGGATTGGTACCTATCACTGGTTTGTGAGTCAGAGCCTATATGTGCTCTACGCAGTGCCGGCGGTTACGGGCGTCGCATTTGCTTTTATTACGCATATCGGAATGTTTGCGGTTGTAATGCTCGTAACGCCCGCGGCCTGGTTTTTTACCCTGCTGCGAAAATCGGATTCAAATAACACCGCTTGA
- a CDS encoding TonB-dependent receptor → MRLHFPLLLLFVCTLFFAPEVFGQTQDTRDDRAALLPDIDAQDIEIRGDFRARFPGISRQPILGFSPTPRVFRIDPNRLPFMETPEEVMASFPLSQLEPNLGPERQLTEIPQQSLLYATAGFGNYVSPEAKAYFSLPLSDRMRLSGNLDWLSSEGHLEEGSVAGAFRRAQGEATLSTRLTTNGNLLASVRGRSDFADLQDRLFNTVPIDLYVIDGRSSFDKLGASLGWVSQRSVHDRFEAFVHYDRSTFESSAERERFRPRTGYRAEADEHRFGAQSAFSWAGRQIGHVFLVEAEFDAALYETKAGWFTDVPLADKLERDWFVAGAAAYWQNELFTGDRLKAGVRFFSGHDPVQEATFMVYPYVNWQYRRTGSLEMEAEVSGYMRNSGLEPLVKGNRTLAVPNSLQNERTFYGNFQASYRFDALITATAGLHAAYTLRPVMYAPNAQFDGSTSWVQPEDLFLIRPSVGAALNLRPRLLTLYADAHYNITEMSKAAIPTAADTDTFAGLENYRITAGVRSTPFEHANISLWADLIGTRKALVAETAGDGFFYRNTGSVFLLNARAEYRIDGRIGFYLKTLNMLNQSYEIWDGYQERGIQVFGGLSVRL, encoded by the coding sequence ATGAGACTCCATTTCCCGCTTCTGCTGCTGTTTGTTTGCACGCTTTTCTTTGCCCCTGAGGTTTTTGGGCAAACACAGGATACCCGTGACGATCGCGCGGCTTTGCTGCCCGACATTGACGCACAGGATATCGAAATTCGCGGGGATTTCCGGGCGCGTTTTCCGGGCATTTCGCGTCAGCCTATTTTGGGGTTCAGCCCTACGCCGCGGGTGTTTCGGATTGATCCCAACCGGCTGCCGTTTATGGAGACGCCGGAAGAAGTGATGGCATCTTTCCCGCTTTCGCAGCTGGAACCCAATCTTGGACCGGAGCGCCAACTTACGGAAATACCGCAGCAATCCTTGCTGTATGCTACGGCTGGCTTCGGAAATTATGTGAGTCCTGAAGCAAAAGCGTACTTCAGCCTGCCGCTTAGCGATCGCATGCGCCTGAGCGGCAATTTGGACTGGCTGTCCTCCGAAGGGCATTTAGAGGAAGGAAGCGTTGCCGGTGCCTTTCGCCGGGCGCAGGGGGAAGCAACATTAAGCACCCGCCTCACGACCAACGGAAACCTGCTGGCATCGGTCCGCGGCAGGTCTGATTTTGCTGATCTGCAGGACCGCCTGTTTAATACGGTGCCCATCGATTTGTATGTAATTGACGGGAGAAGTTCATTCGATAAGCTGGGCGCGAGTCTGGGTTGGGTGAGTCAGCGGAGTGTTCACGACCGGTTTGAGGCCTTCGTTCACTACGACCGAAGTACATTCGAAAGTTCCGCAGAACGCGAGCGTTTCAGGCCGCGAACGGGCTACAGGGCCGAAGCGGACGAACACCGCTTTGGGGCACAAAGCGCCTTTTCATGGGCGGGCAGACAAATTGGTCATGTGTTCCTTGTTGAAGCCGAATTCGACGCTGCTTTATATGAAACAAAGGCGGGTTGGTTCACCGACGTCCCGCTTGCCGATAAACTGGAGCGGGACTGGTTTGTTGCCGGTGCTGCCGCCTACTGGCAAAACGAGCTCTTCACCGGCGACCGCCTGAAAGCCGGGGTTCGCTTTTTCTCAGGGCATGATCCGGTGCAGGAAGCGACCTTCATGGTGTATCCCTATGTGAACTGGCAGTACCGGCGAACCGGGTCACTTGAGATGGAAGCGGAGGTGTCCGGATACATGCGGAATAGTGGTCTTGAGCCGCTTGTAAAAGGTAACCGGACGCTTGCGGTGCCTAACAGCCTGCAAAACGAGCGCACCTTTTATGGGAATTTTCAGGCAAGCTACCGTTTTGATGCCCTAATAACCGCTACGGCCGGTTTGCACGCGGCCTACACCCTGCGTCCGGTTATGTACGCCCCTAATGCGCAGTTTGACGGAAGCACGAGCTGGGTTCAGCCGGAAGACTTATTCCTGATACGTCCCTCCGTCGGGGCCGCTTTAAACCTGAGGCCGCGCCTGCTCACGCTTTATGCCGACGCGCACTACAACATCACGGAAATGAGCAAAGCGGCAATCCCAACGGCAGCTGATACCGATACATTTGCCGGACTTGAAAACTACAGAATCACCGCCGGGGTACGCTCAACACCTTTTGAGCATGCAAACATCAGTCTTTGGGCCGATCTGATTGGCACGCGAAAAGCCCTTGTTGCTGAAACCGCTGGTGACGGTTTCTTTTACCGAAATACCGGCAGTGTATTTCTGCTCAATGCACGGGCTGAATACCGCATAGACGGAAGGATTGGCTTTTACCTGAAAACCCTTAACATGCTGAATCAAAGTTACGAGATATGGGATGGTTATCAGGAGCGGGGGATTCAGGTATTTGGCGGACTGTCGGTCAGGCTTTAG
- a CDS encoding SPOR domain-containing protein, with the protein MLKERIYRSLAAEIRNKVLRENRASVAGLGLFELERKQAKEEVKDGEVVILPPVNRLKFSYTSEIDDIVFFESQADRVAGEAKASRPFTAQVLKEFFAQVEHLQPGEYVQAAGLGVFLHKNGEVSFIPDDTLAREVNYEFAGQLAVRMKEGRPSYFMPKTATPEQMLAGFANVTDRPVPVKAKKDPKTEDTAQGKASEAAAPDPKDPKAAANEEAAAHVSETQTKGGDDNEPSAPISKPMASPVPPGDGPGNRDRRRKKKTPKPAEDLIFFEEDFPEPKRREQSLTLFNKVAAATSVLILLVIVVYLLNIYDVLSFGSDSRTVRTQPFADVEAPMLRSGSNSALEREIERSRQEIRQTGTAQPQGTAEADQTASTTTPDPDPREGTAADTEILPEGGGEDLPEAQDIFVPEPPPQPEIAAADPAPDFGLTGQIQSFDVRPFGIVLHSLASEALALEEKANFQAQGLRTVIYPITDSGGDTRWRVSVGQFETIEHALEAAQLLDEPWRSNNFISRLPAE; encoded by the coding sequence ATGCTAAAAGAAAGAATATACAGATCCTTAGCTGCTGAGATCAGAAACAAAGTCTTAAGAGAAAACAGGGCTTCGGTTGCCGGGCTGGGGCTGTTCGAACTGGAACGTAAGCAGGCAAAGGAAGAGGTTAAAGACGGGGAGGTTGTCATTCTGCCCCCTGTAAACCGGCTTAAGTTCTCCTATACATCTGAAATAGATGATATTGTTTTTTTTGAATCGCAGGCCGACCGGGTAGCCGGGGAGGCAAAGGCGAGCCGGCCGTTTACGGCGCAGGTGTTAAAAGAATTTTTTGCACAAGTTGAGCACTTACAGCCCGGAGAATATGTGCAGGCTGCGGGTTTAGGCGTTTTTCTTCATAAAAACGGGGAAGTTTCTTTTATACCCGACGATACCCTTGCACGAGAGGTAAACTATGAGTTTGCAGGTCAGCTTGCGGTGCGCATGAAAGAAGGGCGTCCGTCATATTTTATGCCCAAAACAGCTACGCCTGAACAGATGCTGGCGGGGTTCGCCAATGTTACCGATCGTCCGGTGCCTGTAAAAGCTAAGAAAGATCCAAAAACTGAAGATACGGCACAGGGTAAGGCCTCTGAGGCAGCAGCGCCCGATCCGAAAGACCCCAAAGCAGCAGCTAATGAAGAAGCTGCAGCCCATGTGAGCGAAACTCAAACCAAGGGCGGTGATGATAATGAACCATCTGCGCCAATTTCAAAACCCATGGCTTCCCCTGTTCCGCCGGGTGACGGGCCGGGAAACAGAGACAGGCGGCGGAAAAAGAAAACACCAAAGCCTGCCGAAGACCTGATCTTTTTTGAGGAAGATTTCCCTGAGCCGAAGCGAAGAGAACAGTCCCTCACCCTGTTTAATAAGGTTGCGGCTGCTACCTCAGTTCTTATTCTCCTGGTGATTGTGGTCTATCTGCTCAATATTTATGACGTCCTTAGTTTTGGGTCAGACAGCAGAACCGTGCGTACGCAGCCCTTTGCTGATGTTGAGGCACCCATGCTGCGTTCAGGATCAAACAGCGCTCTGGAACGGGAAATTGAACGCTCACGGCAGGAAATCCGGCAGACCGGGACAGCACAGCCGCAGGGCACCGCGGAAGCGGACCAAACGGCAAGCACAACTACACCCGATCCTGATCCACGGGAGGGAACGGCTGCAGACACAGAAATTCTGCCTGAGGGAGGGGGCGAAGACCTGCCTGAAGCACAGGATATATTCGTACCAGAACCACCTCCGCAACCCGAGATAGCCGCTGCTGATCCAGCGCCTGATTTCGGACTGACAGGGCAGATACAATCGTTTGATGTACGCCCTTTTGGTATTGTGCTGCACTCACTTGCATCTGAAGCGCTCGCGCTCGAAGAAAAAGCCAATTTTCAGGCTCAGGGCTTGCGCACTGTAATTTACCCGATTACAGACTCTGGTGGCGACACAAGGTGGCGGGTTTCGGTTGGTCAGTTTGAAACCATTGAACATGCCCTCGAAGCCGCGCAGCTGCTTGACGAGCCGTGGCGATCCAATAATTTTATTTCACGGCTGCCTGCAGAGTAA
- a CDS encoding MotA/TolQ/ExbB proton channel family protein, which translates to MILNAASPAFLFAISLLQSADENADVTLPAQLSEDGGMSLLQLLMQGGYVMIPITILSFVAIYVIAERWKFLKGCVMPAAPFLKAVEDMLRNGETRAALNHCEQVDKPLGRILKQGISRLGRPIADIEEGIKNAGKKEIFMMEKRMDWLATIAGVAPLIGFLGTVTGMIQAFMQIQSLQGNVNPSVLAGGIWEALVTTAAGLAVGIFAYFFYNYLLSRINRMVFELEMATTEFIELLQKPAKKEKAAEKPRDFVAR; encoded by the coding sequence ATGATTCTTAATGCAGCCTCACCGGCCTTCCTTTTTGCAATAAGTCTGCTTCAATCCGCTGATGAAAATGCTGATGTAACCCTGCCTGCACAACTTTCCGAAGATGGCGGCATGTCGCTGCTGCAGCTGCTGATGCAGGGTGGGTATGTGATGATCCCCATTACGATTCTGTCCTTCGTGGCTATTTATGTAATTGCAGAGCGCTGGAAGTTTCTGAAAGGATGTGTGATGCCGGCTGCCCCCTTTCTTAAAGCTGTTGAAGACATGCTTAGAAACGGGGAAACACGGGCCGCCCTGAATCATTGTGAACAGGTTGATAAGCCCCTTGGTCGTATTCTGAAACAAGGTATTTCACGCCTGGGTCGTCCTATAGCTGATATTGAGGAAGGCATCAAAAACGCCGGTAAAAAGGAAATTTTTATGATGGAGAAGCGCATGGACTGGCTGGCGACCATTGCCGGTGTCGCGCCGCTCATCGGTTTTTTGGGTACCGTAACGGGGATGATTCAGGCCTTTATGCAGATTCAGTCGCTGCAGGGTAATGTTAATCCCAGTGTGCTTGCCGGTGGTATTTGGGAGGCCCTTGTTACAACAGCTGCCGGACTCGCGGTCGGTATCTTTGCCTATTTCTTCTACAACTACCTGCTGAGCCGCATCAACCGCATGGTTTTCGAGCTTGAGATGGCGACCACTGAATTTATCGAGCTGCTTCAGAAACCGGCCAAAAAAGAGAAAGCAGCCGAAAAACCCCGTGATTTTGTAGCGCGATGA
- a CDS encoding ExbD/TolR family protein, whose product MNFRSEHEAKKPLSVFTLSSLTDIVLLLLIFFLLTSSFVTNFGIRVNVPRAESSAQVQQQFVNVAITPQGEFFLDGERVAREQLAVQIRALQQQSGVTSLVIRADRDATVDDAVHVMNIAQSLSMSVLMATERTFR is encoded by the coding sequence ATGAATTTCCGTTCTGAACATGAAGCCAAAAAGCCGCTCTCGGTTTTTACCCTTTCTTCGCTGACGGATATAGTACTTTTGTTGCTGATTTTCTTTCTGCTTACTTCATCCTTTGTTACCAATTTTGGAATCCGGGTGAATGTGCCCCGCGCGGAAAGCAGTGCACAGGTACAGCAGCAGTTTGTGAACGTAGCAATCACGCCGCAGGGAGAGTTTTTTCTGGATGGTGAGCGGGTTGCCCGCGAGCAGCTTGCGGTTCAAATCAGGGCCTTGCAGCAGCAAAGCGGGGTTACTTCACTCGTTATTAGAGCAGACCGCGACGCAACGGTTGATGACGCCGTGCATGTGATGAATATCGCCCAAAGCCTGAGCATGTCTGTGCTGATGGCAACCGAGCGGACGTTCCGCTGA
- a CDS encoding TonB family protein produces the protein MKDFFEKLFNREITQEERFGLGVSVAAHLVLILLAWLIFNPEPEQDRIALMEVTLGEFAQGAPVPRAPEPEPEPVRPEPTPPPPRPTPVPPAEATTPVELPQQPEPVVSEEVIVSPPVTEIEPEVIPEPEPEPEPEPEPEPLPEPEPEPEPETEPDPTPEPRPRAGSLISGQPDNRTQDAQQEGSARDPDRSAPYILDWEGDISRQPQVNPLPRYTVDVEGVITVRFAVRPDGTVASVTPLRRTDPQLENEVIRTVRNWRFNRLPSGVPQEVQHGTVTFRFVLD, from the coding sequence ATGAAAGATTTTTTTGAAAAGCTGTTTAATAGAGAAATCACGCAGGAAGAGCGTTTCGGGCTTGGTGTAAGCGTTGCAGCGCACCTTGTGCTGATTTTGCTGGCCTGGCTGATTTTTAACCCCGAACCCGAACAGGACCGCATTGCGCTGATGGAGGTCACCCTTGGTGAGTTCGCGCAGGGCGCCCCGGTACCGCGCGCACCTGAACCCGAGCCTGAGCCTGTGCGACCGGAACCTACCCCCCCGCCGCCCCGGCCGACACCTGTGCCCCCGGCAGAAGCTACTACGCCGGTTGAGCTGCCGCAACAGCCGGAACCGGTAGTCAGTGAAGAGGTGATTGTGAGTCCGCCGGTCACGGAGATTGAGCCTGAGGTTATTCCGGAACCGGAGCCAGAGCCTGAACCCGAGCCCGAACCGGAACCGCTGCCTGAACCGGAACCTGAGCCCGAACCCGAAACAGAGCCTGATCCGACGCCGGAGCCCCGTCCGCGTGCAGGGTCGCTGATTAGCGGTCAGCCTGACAACCGTACGCAGGACGCGCAGCAGGAGGGCAGCGCGCGTGACCCAGACCGTTCGGCTCCCTACATTCTCGACTGGGAGGGTGACATCAGCCGGCAGCCGCAGGTGAATCCGCTGCCGAGATACACCGTTGATGTGGAAGGCGTTATCACGGTGCGTTTTGCCGTTCGGCCGGATGGTACCGTTGCTTCGGTCACGCCGCTGCGGCGTACCGATCCGCAGCTTGAAAATGAGGTCATCCGTACGGTTCGAAACTGGCGGTTTAACCGGCTGCCGTCCGGCGTACCGCAGGAGGTGCAGCACGGTACCGTGACCTTCCGCTTTGTACTTGACTAA
- a CDS encoding TspO/MBR family protein, whose product MSPKTKSAVALIIALALPQLAGLLGAIATADSVSTWYVDELNKPAFTPPGFVFPIVWPLLYLFMGIASWQIWKTLGDHPLARRALWLYGIQLLLNTLWSFLFFGLRMPGLAFAEILLLWLFIALTMAYFFKIRRSAGWLFVPYLLWVSFATVLNGTIWWMN is encoded by the coding sequence ATGAGTCCCAAAACCAAATCTGCAGTTGCCCTTATCATCGCGCTTGCACTGCCACAGCTTGCGGGTCTGCTGGGCGCGATCGCTACAGCGGATTCCGTCTCAACCTGGTACGTTGATGAGCTGAACAAGCCGGCTTTCACGCCGCCCGGTTTTGTGTTTCCGATCGTATGGCCGCTGCTGTACCTGTTCATGGGCATTGCAAGCTGGCAAATCTGGAAAACGCTGGGCGATCATCCCCTGGCCCGGAGAGCCCTTTGGCTGTACGGCATTCAGCTGCTGCTCAACACCCTGTGGTCGTTTCTGTTTTTCGGGCTGCGTATGCCGGGACTCGCTTTTGCGGAAATCCTGCTGCTTTGGTTGTTCATCGCCCTTACGATGGCCTACTTCTTCAAGATCAGGCGGTCGGCAGGATGGCTGTTCGTGCCCTACCTGCTGTGGGTGAGTTTTGCCACTGTGCTGAATGGCACGATATGGTGGATGAATTAG
- a CDS encoding flavin monoamine oxidase family protein — protein MKPKKILKKLREKSFRGSVTIVGAGAAGLYAGWLLRQLNIPFQILEASAVYGGRLAKLEGFADYPIDLGAQWLHGKKSIAGKWVKEQGAKIKADRSKEQFWMNGSLSKKPPFDFGLFEEDDLPDISFTQHAREQGLGPEYDGILTALAGDLGASPDKLSAYYNVLEFEDWRSGDTDYKFRDTFFDLVDRQLFAEVRDFIRYNSPVTHISYGDEGVVLTDSSGFTYQTDTVILTVPVTILQSGDIRFSPELPFSKTQAFSKLGMEPAIKVFLKFRERFYAANTFGGSTCAAYIDEQYGKQGSTPVLLAYLMGDQAENIAALDSDEAMISALLTELDTMYDGKATPLFEDAHIQNWTAHPWIRGGYSYSTCGMANARFIAARPLANRLYFAGEAMNTRGHHQSVHGALESSLEAVRAMIRHASTKT, from the coding sequence ATGAAACCCAAAAAAATCCTCAAAAAACTTCGGGAAAAATCCTTCCGCGGGAGTGTCACCATCGTAGGTGCCGGCGCTGCGGGTTTGTACGCCGGATGGCTCCTGAGACAGCTCAATATCCCCTTCCAAATTCTGGAAGCAAGTGCGGTATACGGCGGACGTCTCGCCAAACTCGAAGGTTTCGCTGACTACCCCATCGACCTGGGCGCACAGTGGCTGCACGGCAAAAAAAGCATTGCCGGAAAATGGGTAAAAGAACAGGGCGCCAAAATCAAAGCCGACCGCAGCAAAGAACAGTTCTGGATGAACGGCAGCCTGAGCAAAAAACCGCCCTTTGATTTCGGGCTGTTTGAAGAAGACGACCTCCCCGACATCAGCTTCACGCAGCACGCCCGCGAACAGGGGCTCGGGCCCGAATACGACGGCATACTCACCGCACTTGCCGGCGACCTCGGGGCCTCTCCGGACAAGCTCTCGGCCTACTACAACGTGCTCGAATTCGAAGACTGGCGCTCCGGCGACACCGATTACAAATTCCGCGACACCTTCTTCGACCTCGTCGACCGGCAGCTCTTCGCAGAAGTCAGGGATTTCATCCGCTACAACAGCCCGGTCACGCACATTTCCTACGGGGATGAAGGCGTCGTACTCACCGACAGCTCAGGCTTCACCTATCAGACCGACACGGTCATCCTCACCGTACCCGTCACCATCCTGCAATCCGGCGATATACGCTTCAGTCCGGAGCTGCCCTTCAGCAAAACGCAGGCCTTTTCGAAGCTCGGCATGGAACCGGCCATCAAAGTTTTCCTCAAATTCCGGGAGCGGTTCTATGCAGCCAACACCTTCGGCGGCAGCACCTGCGCGGCCTACATCGACGAGCAATACGGCAAACAAGGCAGCACCCCCGTTTTACTCGCCTACCTCATGGGCGATCAGGCCGAAAATATCGCCGCCCTTGACAGCGACGAAGCCATGATCAGCGCCCTCCTCACCGAACTCGACACAATGTACGACGGCAAAGCTACCCCGCTTTTCGAAGACGCGCACATCCAAAACTGGACCGCGCACCCATGGATTCGCGGCGGCTACTCCTACAGCACCTGCGGCATGGCCAACGCCCGCTTCATCGCCGCCCGTCCCCTCGCAAACCGGCTCTACTTCGCCGGCGAAGCCATGAACACCCGCGGTCACCATCAGTCCGTGCACGGCGCCCTCGAAAGCAGCCTCGAAGCAGTTCGGGCAATGATAAGACACGCAAGTACCAAAACGTAA
- a CDS encoding S9 family peptidase: protein MKRYSPFLFRFLPALLFIGLLSTAVSHPSATLQLQAQHAGLSAEDVVAVRTVSAAVMSPDGRHVAYTVTRPPLEDADRARSTVELFIVAAGGGDPVPVITHPQSASAPQWLPDGRLAFTARLTDHSNQVQVYAVNAAAENLEKLTNAETGVMQFAVSADGSTLIYRSRDAETEEQRQRRSLGYDMMVFSDAPRAIRLFAQPLDTPESRALTPDGWLVQDFAVSPNGDEAIVRKTTNPLADYDLMFSELHRVNLNTGAHSLLTETAGKLGAIRYSPDGAQIAFLGAKVFSDPLPQRIFVLNRDGSNVRDITPDDYHGTIEWIGWKDNRNIWFTAVESTRTTLNEIAATGGRISRIAGGELEIFSGISPDARGRTFAAAVNQRTHPGEAFVGSFRNGTFTRLTHHNSWLSERSLGRQETVRWYASDGHWMEGVLVYPVGYEEGERYPLAVLPHGGPEGVDLDGWNTRALYPVHFLAANGYVVFMPNYRGSAGRGSWFTMANHRDLGGREFEDVLLGIDFLEDKGLIDPDRVGMSGTSYGGYFSAWAGTRHSYRFAAAITFAGLSNWISFTGTTDIPVEMMHTHWDLSIFDNMGQYWDRSPVAHLENARTPILVATGLADERVHPEQAIQLYNFLRLREVPTDLILYPRQPHGLLERAHQLDFMARVLDWFDTYLKD, encoded by the coding sequence ATGAAACGATATAGCCCTTTTCTGTTCCGGTTTTTGCCGGCACTTTTATTCATCGGCCTGCTGAGCACAGCCGTATCACATCCATCTGCGACGCTGCAGCTGCAGGCCCAACATGCCGGACTTTCCGCAGAAGACGTCGTTGCCGTACGCACCGTTTCTGCAGCGGTAATGAGTCCCGACGGAAGGCATGTTGCCTACACCGTTACGCGTCCGCCGCTTGAAGACGCCGACCGTGCCCGTTCTACCGTTGAGCTGTTCATCGTAGCTGCCGGGGGCGGCGATCCGGTTCCGGTCATCACCCATCCGCAGAGCGCCTCAGCCCCGCAGTGGCTGCCCGATGGCCGACTTGCCTTTACCGCACGCCTCACCGATCACAGCAATCAGGTGCAGGTCTATGCTGTTAACGCAGCGGCTGAGAACCTTGAGAAGCTCACCAACGCAGAAACCGGCGTCATGCAGTTTGCCGTCTCTGCCGACGGCTCAACCCTCATCTATCGCTCCCGCGACGCAGAAACAGAAGAACAGCGGCAGCGCAGGTCGCTGGGCTACGACATGATGGTCTTCAGTGACGCCCCCCGTGCCATCCGCCTCTTTGCGCAGCCCCTCGACACCCCGGAATCCCGCGCCCTCACCCCTGACGGCTGGCTCGTGCAGGATTTCGCTGTGTCCCCGAACGGTGACGAAGCCATCGTACGTAAAACAACCAACCCGCTGGCCGATTACGACCTCATGTTCAGCGAGCTGCACCGCGTGAATCTGAACACCGGTGCGCACAGCCTGCTCACCGAAACGGCCGGAAAACTCGGCGCCATCCGTTACAGTCCGGACGGCGCGCAGATCGCCTTTCTCGGCGCTAAGGTGTTCAGCGATCCGCTGCCGCAGCGCATTTTCGTGCTGAACCGCGATGGCAGCAACGTCCGCGACATCACCCCCGACGACTATCACGGCACCATTGAGTGGATTGGCTGGAAAGACAACCGCAATATCTGGTTCACTGCCGTGGAAAGCACCCGCACTACGCTCAACGAAATTGCCGCAACCGGCGGACGTATCAGCCGCATTGCCGGCGGTGAGCTGGAGATTTTCAGCGGCATAAGCCCCGACGCACGGGGCCGCACCTTTGCCGCGGCGGTCAATCAGCGCACCCATCCCGGTGAAGCTTTTGTGGGCAGCTTCCGCAACGGCACCTTCACCCGCCTCACCCATCACAACAGCTGGCTGAGTGAGCGCAGCCTGGGGCGTCAGGAAACCGTTCGCTGGTATGCCTCCGACGGACACTGGATGGAAGGCGTGCTCGTGTATCCCGTAGGCTATGAAGAAGGCGAACGCTATCCGCTGGCCGTACTGCCGCATGGCGGTCCCGAAGGCGTTGACCTTGACGGCTGGAATACCCGCGCCCTGTATCCCGTGCATTTTCTGGCCGCCAACGGCTACGTTGTGTTCATGCCCAACTACCGCGGCAGCGCGGGCCGGGGCTCCTGGTTCACCATGGCCAATCACCGCGATCTGGGCGGACGCGAATTCGAAGACGTCCTTCTCGGAATAGACTTCCTCGAAGATAAAGGCCTGATTGATCCGGACCGTGTCGGGATGTCCGGCACCTCTTACGGCGGCTACTTCTCTGCCTGGGCAGGCACCCGGCACAGCTACCGCTTTGCAGCCGCGATCACCTTCGCAGGCCTCTCCAACTGGATTTCCTTCACCGGCACAACCGATATCCCCGTCGAAATGATGCACACACACTGGGATCTCTCCATTTTCGACAACATGGGTCAGTACTGGGACCGCTCGCCGGTAGCCCATCTCGAAAACGCCCGCACGCCTATTCTCGTCGCTACCGGTCTGGCCGATGAGCGCGTACATCCGGAACAAGCCATTCAGCTTTACAACTTCCTGCGCCTGCGCGAAGTCCCGACCGACCTCATCCTGTATCCGCGTCAGCCGCACGGCTTGCTCGAACGTGCCCATCAGCTCGACTTCATGGCACGCGTTCTCGATTGGTTCGATACCTACCTGAAAGACTAA